One window of the Benincasa hispida cultivar B227 chromosome 3, ASM972705v1, whole genome shotgun sequence genome contains the following:
- the LOC120073165 gene encoding uncharacterized protein LOC120073165 isoform X1 — MADEPQQPQSESQPPLEVDSAPPPRPPPPFDPSRMIGIIKRKALIKELAAAYHAECLVYCQELLELQRKWDEPYIELKAPEDPRKETMKPSKRQKKSR, encoded by the exons ATGGCTGACGAACCGCAACAACCCCAATCTGAATCTCAACCTCCGCTCGAAGTCGATTCTGCACCTCCGCCACGGCCTCCGCCTCCGTTTGATCCCAGTCGAA TGATTGGTATCATCAAAAGGAAGGCCTTGATAAAAGAACTAGCTGCTGCATATCACGCTGAGTGTCTTGTATATTGCCAAGAGCTTCTTGAGCTTCAAAGAAAGTGGGATGAG CCATATATTGAGTTAAAAGCACCTGAAGATCCAAGAAAGGAGACAATGAAGCCTAGCAAACGTCAAAAGAAATCCCGCTag
- the LOC120073164 gene encoding endoplasmic reticulum oxidoreductin-1-like, with protein sequence MVGVKGPRCRWGLMMGGALIAVFLAVAMTSRTAPIISLFGRTNKPCHCANDTPKYSGMVEGCCCDYETVDRLNEEVLYPSLQELVKTPFFRYFKVKLWCDCPFWPDDGMCRLRDCSVCECPDNEFPESFKKPRILSSEAFVCQEGKPEATVDRTLDRKAFKGWTEIDNPWTSDDETDNAEMTYVNLQLNPERYTGYTGPSARRIWDAVYSENCPKYPSEELCQEERILYKMISGLHSSISVHIAADYLIDEATNLWGQNLSLLYDRVLRYPDRVRNLYFTYLFVLRAVMKATEYLEHAEYDTGNLNEDLKTQSLMKQLLFNSKLQAACPLPFDEAKLWKGQKGPELKQQIQKQFRNISALMDCVGCEKCRLWGKLQVLGLGTALKILFSGDDYQEHLGLDLQRNEVIALMNLLNRLSESVKFVHEVGPSVETTMEGQIAAPAKESCPFHRMWASIFNS encoded by the exons ATGGTTGGGGTAAAGGGTCCGAGATGCAGATGGGGTTTGATGATGGGCGGTGCTCTCATCGCCGTTTTTCTTGCTGTGGCTATGACATCTCGAACCGCTCCTATCATTTCGCTCTTTGGCCGCACCAATAAGCCTTGTCATTGTGCTAAT GATACCCCCAAGTACAGCGGTATGGTGGAGGGTTGTTGTTGTGATTATGAGACTGTAGATCGACTAAATGAGGAAGTTCTATATCCGTCCCTTCAAGAGCTTGTTAAAACTCCATTCTTTCGCTATTTCAAG GTTAAGTTGTGGTGTGATTGTCCTTTCTGGCCTGATGATGGTATGTGCCGATTGCGAGATTGTAGTGTTTGTGAATGTCCAGATAATGAGTTCCCTGAATCATTTAAAAAGCCTCGTATCCTTTCATCGGAGGCCTTTGTTTGTCAAGAGGGAAAACCTGAAGCTACGGTGGATCGTACATTAGATCGTAAAGCTTTCAAAGGTTGGACTGAAATAGACAACCCTTGGACCAGTGATGATGAGACTGATAATG CTGAGATGACATATGTAAATCTTCAACTGAACCCTGAACGCTACACTGGATACACTGGTCCATCTGCTAGAAGGATTTGGGATGCTGTCTATTCAGAGAACTGCCCAAAAT aTCCATCAGAAGAGTTATGCCAAGAGGAAAGAATATTATACAAAATGATATCTGGTCTACATTCCTCTATTTCAGTCCATATAGCCGCTGATTATCTGATTGACGAGGCTACAAATTTG TGGGGTCAAAATCTTTCTTTGTTGTATGATCGTGTCCTACGATATCCAGATCGTGTGAGAAACCTGTACTTCACATATCTCTTTGTTCTCCGAGCTGTGATGAAA GCTACGGAATACCTAGAGCACGCCGAATATGATACTGGTAACTTGAATGAAGACCTGAAGACACAATCCTTGATGAAACAGCTTCTTttcaattccaaattacaagcTGCTTGCCCACTTCCATTTGATGAAGCCAAGTTATGGAAAGGTCAAAAAGGACCAGAATTGAAGCAACAAATACAAAAGCAATTCAGAAACATCAG TGCACTGATGGATTGTGTTGGATGTGAGAAATGTCGACTTTGGGGGAAGCTTCAGGTTCTTGGTCTCGGTACTGCATTGAAGATTCTCTTCTCTGGTGATGATTATCAGGAACACTTGGGTCTGGAT TTGCAAAGGAATGAAGTAATTGCCCTAATGAACCTACTCAATCGGCTATCCGAATCTGTCAAATTCGTTCACGAAGTCGGACCATCAGTGGAAACTACAATGGAAGGACAAATTGCTGCCCCCGCCAAAGAAAGTTGTCCATTTCATAGAATGTGGGCATCCATATTCAATAGCTAG
- the LOC120073165 gene encoding uncharacterized protein LOC120073165 isoform X2, with product MADEPQQPQSESQPPLEVDSAPPPRPPPPFDPSRMIGIIKRKALIKELAAAYHAECLVYCQELLELQRKWDEGRLMHKIGSLL from the exons ATGGCTGACGAACCGCAACAACCCCAATCTGAATCTCAACCTCCGCTCGAAGTCGATTCTGCACCTCCGCCACGGCCTCCGCCTCCGTTTGATCCCAGTCGAA TGATTGGTATCATCAAAAGGAAGGCCTTGATAAAAGAACTAGCTGCTGCATATCACGCTGAGTGTCTTGTATATTGCCAAGAGCTTCTTGAGCTTCAAAGAAAGTGGGATGAG GGGAGGCTTATGCACAAAATTGGCAGTCTGCTGTGA